One Nostoc punctiforme PCC 73102 DNA window includes the following coding sequences:
- a CDS encoding membrane protein: MNIRKKILANGLFFVIAMWLSSRLLIAIAMLLIAPLFPSSSTGVTATFSWDVFHAWDSVWYEKIVTSGYDFSSEVKEIHTVAFFPLFPLLSWIIMLTGLPFKVAGLLVNNSAFLAALIILYFWVQELYDTSTARWATATLAWCPYSLYGTVIYTEGLFLLCTTSALRAFDKKQYIWVGFWGALSTATRLPGVALIPAFLFVSWKERRGIKAYIASLTVGLGISLYSLYCQIKFGDALAFIHAQKAWRGDATGFAWEGWWKMLMQITVGFTNWKSGYIKDPLYPLLFLIIIGSGYLLWRFRVYLGMSKFRYGLYFLWLLLWSLTGDELFKIALVFGGIYLLWLSRAKIPLVTVVYGFSSFALILNTGITASAERYAYGIVSLSIAFGLLLANYPRWGYPIMYFFGILMFTFSIRFARDLWVA, translated from the coding sequence ATGAATATAAGGAAAAAAATTTTGGCGAATGGCTTATTTTTTGTCATAGCAATGTGGCTTTCTAGTAGGCTTTTAATAGCAATCGCTATGTTACTGATTGCCCCATTATTTCCAAGTTCATCAACTGGCGTTACTGCCACATTCAGTTGGGATGTTTTTCATGCTTGGGATAGTGTTTGGTATGAGAAAATTGTGACTTCTGGTTATGATTTTTCTAGTGAAGTAAAGGAAATTCACACAGTTGCATTTTTTCCTTTATTTCCATTGTTAAGTTGGATAATTATGTTGACTGGATTGCCTTTTAAAGTGGCAGGTTTATTAGTTAATAATTCAGCTTTTTTAGCTGCCTTAATCATACTTTATTTTTGGGTACAGGAGCTTTACGACACAAGCACAGCACGATGGGCAACAGCTACTTTAGCATGGTGTCCCTATTCCCTTTATGGAACTGTAATTTACACCGAAGGTCTGTTTTTGTTGTGTACCACATCTGCCTTACGAGCTTTTGATAAAAAGCAATATATTTGGGTAGGATTCTGGGGAGCATTATCTACAGCAACCCGACTACCTGGAGTTGCTCTTATCCCCGCTTTTCTGTTTGTTTCTTGGAAAGAACGTAGAGGTATAAAAGCTTATATTGCCAGTTTAACTGTTGGTTTGGGTATATCTCTTTATAGTCTTTATTGTCAAATTAAATTTGGCGACGCTTTGGCTTTCATCCATGCACAAAAAGCGTGGCGTGGTGATGCAACAGGCTTTGCTTGGGAAGGTTGGTGGAAGATGTTGATGCAAATTACGGTAGGTTTCACTAATTGGAAATCTGGTTATATTAAAGACCCTTTATATCCGTTATTATTTTTAATAATTATTGGTAGTGGCTATTTATTATGGCGCTTTCGTGTATATCTGGGGATGAGTAAATTCCGCTATGGATTATATTTTTTATGGCTATTGTTGTGGTCATTGACAGGAGATGAATTATTTAAAATTGCACTAGTTTTCGGCGGTATCTATTTACTATGGTTATCACGCGCTAAAATTCCCCTTGTTACTGTTGTCTATGGGTTTTCTTCCTTTGCTTTGATTTTAAACACCGGGATTACAGCCTCGGCTGAACGCTACGCTTACGGTATTGTATCGCTGTCAATAGCATTCGGGTTATTACTTGCCAATTATCCTCGCTGGGGATACCCAATTATGTACTTTTTTGGAATACTAATGTTCACATTTTCTATTCGATTTGCCCGTGATCTTTGGGTAGCTTAG
- a CDS encoding acyl-CoA thioesterase, with the protein MSQEKPSQPKLPPTTALDNPSSHEFGNWFEYPLRVQPHHTDYSGVVWHGSYLAWMEEARIECLRSIGIEFADLVAIGCDLPVVELSLRYHRSIQLGMAVVVKTRMAEVTGVRINWDYAIVSTDGQELYVTAKVTLVALDRERGKIMRQLPPSFKDALAKISALNND; encoded by the coding sequence ATGTCACAAGAAAAACCCAGCCAACCAAAATTACCACCCACCACCGCCCTTGATAATCCATCAAGTCATGAATTTGGGAATTGGTTTGAATATCCTCTAAGAGTGCAACCCCACCACACTGACTACTCTGGTGTTGTCTGGCACGGTTCTTATCTAGCTTGGATGGAAGAAGCGCGGATTGAATGCTTGCGATCTATAGGGATTGAATTTGCTGATTTAGTTGCGATAGGTTGTGATTTACCAGTTGTAGAACTGTCGTTGCGTTATCATCGTTCAATTCAATTGGGTATGGCAGTGGTAGTAAAAACGCGCATGGCTGAGGTAACAGGTGTCCGAATTAATTGGGATTATGCCATTGTCTCAACTGATGGGCAAGAATTATACGTTACTGCCAAGGTGACTTTAGTAGCTTTAGATCGCGAAAGAGGCAAGATTATGCGTCAGTTGCCGCCAAGTTTTAAGGATGCATTAGCCAAGATTTCAGCATTAAATAATGATTGA
- the dxr gene encoding 1-deoxy-D-xylulose-5-phosphate reductoisomerase: MKAITLVGSTGSIGTQTLDIVTQYPDQFRIVGLAAGNNVEMLAAQIRQFRPKIAAICSEDKLPALKEAIIDLDPQPILLAGEAGVIEVARYGDAQTVVTGIVGCAGLLPTIAAIEAGKDIALANKETLIAGAPVVLPLVEKHGVKLLPADSEHSAIFQCLQGVPKSGLRKILLTASGGAFRDWDVERLADVTVADALKHPNWSMGRKITVDSATLMNKGLEVIEAHFLFGLDYDNIEIVIHPQSIIHSLIELQDTSVLAQLGWPDMRLPLLYALSWPDRIYTDWERLDLVKAGNLTFREPDHQKYPCMQLAYAVGKAGGSMPAVLNAANEQAVALFLDEKIRFLDIPRCIEWVCDRHQNDNRANPSLDDILAADKWARQEVLTATEKLETPSRIISLR, encoded by the coding sequence GTGAAAGCGATTACTCTTGTTGGTTCCACTGGTTCTATCGGTACTCAGACTTTAGATATTGTCACTCAGTACCCAGATCAGTTTCGGATTGTGGGATTGGCAGCTGGGAACAATGTAGAGATGTTGGCTGCTCAAATTCGGCAGTTTCGACCGAAAATAGCAGCAATTTGCTCAGAAGATAAATTACCAGCGCTCAAAGAAGCTATCATTGACCTCGATCCCCAACCGATTCTACTAGCAGGCGAGGCTGGAGTGATAGAAGTAGCTCGCTATGGCGATGCTCAAACTGTTGTCACTGGGATCGTTGGTTGTGCTGGTTTGCTACCCACGATCGCAGCTATTGAAGCTGGTAAAGATATTGCCTTAGCGAACAAAGAAACTCTGATTGCTGGGGCTCCTGTGGTTCTACCCCTAGTTGAAAAACACGGTGTAAAATTACTCCCAGCAGATTCCGAACATTCGGCAATCTTTCAATGTCTCCAAGGTGTGCCAAAATCTGGCTTGCGGAAAATCTTGCTCACTGCATCTGGTGGGGCTTTCCGCGACTGGGATGTAGAAAGGTTAGCAGATGTAACCGTTGCTGACGCTCTCAAGCATCCTAATTGGTCGATGGGGCGGAAAATCACAGTAGACTCTGCTACTTTGATGAATAAAGGACTGGAAGTAATTGAGGCTCACTTCCTGTTTGGGTTGGATTATGACAATATCGAAATTGTCATTCATCCCCAGAGCATTATTCACTCGCTGATTGAACTGCAAGATACTTCCGTTTTAGCCCAACTCGGTTGGCCGGATATGCGCTTACCTTTACTGTATGCTTTATCCTGGCCCGATCGCATATATACCGATTGGGAACGACTAGATTTAGTCAAAGCTGGAAATTTAACCTTCCGGGAACCAGATCACCAAAAGTATCCTTGTATGCAGTTGGCTTATGCTGTGGGTAAAGCTGGTGGTTCGATGCCAGCTGTGTTAAACGCTGCAAATGAGCAAGCTGTAGCTTTATTTTTAGATGAAAAAATTCGCTTTTTAGATATTCCCCGGTGTATCGAATGGGTGTGCGATCGCCATCAAAATGATAACCGTGCAAATCCCTCTTTAGATGACATTTTGGCAGCAGATAAATGGGCAAGACAAGAAGTTTTAACAGCGACTGAAAAATTAGAAACTCCCTCGCGGATAATTTCTCTGCGATAA
- a CDS encoding ArnT family glycosyltransferase — MYRPNIVKLFTKRTIIFAPKKWLFSLLVISLVLWLIFLGNSPLRDWDEGTYALVAREIYRTGNWLYPTLQGEPFLLKPPLMQWLIALCYQLGGVQEFTTRLPGAVLTALGVPLLYLVGRLAFKQNLPALFAALVYLTMLPVVRHGRLAMLDGMTISFFLLLLFCLLKARQNRKYALGVGFCLGLIILTKGTIVLLLGAIACLFLLADRQLALLKSPYLWVGILLGNAPAIAWYIAQWQHYGNTFLEVHFQAQAFDRLTQTVEGNSGPVWYYLLELLKYGFPWLLFLPGGLYLAWKKRYETWGSLVLLTTIIYLGTISFMRTKLPWYVMPVYPFLALAIGANLSEVWQNGHFRVRSWTIFLAIISIAGLGGCVYFFIKKEPILIVMSIVLVISMGIAAWLVKQRDRNFIPVLFTGMYLVLTLLVSSQSWIWELKEAFPVKPVAALIRANVSPGTQIYTSFAYGRPSLDFYSDCKVTATTVPLLQKMLSNKSYLLLDNEALQQMNLTSSKIIGATNGFTLITKN, encoded by the coding sequence ATGTATCGCCCAAATATTGTAAAGCTATTCACAAAAAGAACTATAATTTTCGCACCCAAAAAATGGTTATTTAGCTTACTGGTAATATCTCTAGTTCTCTGGTTGATATTTTTGGGAAATTCCCCTTTACGAGACTGGGATGAAGGGACTTACGCTCTAGTCGCCAGAGAAATTTACCGGACTGGTAACTGGCTTTATCCCACCCTTCAGGGAGAACCATTTTTATTAAAACCGCCTTTGATGCAATGGTTAATTGCTTTGTGCTACCAACTAGGAGGAGTGCAAGAGTTTACCACACGCTTACCTGGTGCGGTTTTAACTGCCTTAGGTGTGCCTTTGCTTTATTTAGTGGGGCGTTTGGCTTTTAAGCAAAATTTACCTGCTCTATTTGCTGCTTTAGTTTACTTGACAATGTTGCCTGTGGTGCGTCATGGAAGACTGGCGATGTTAGATGGGATGACTATTTCTTTTTTCTTGCTGTTGTTATTTTGTCTTTTGAAGGCACGTCAGAACCGAAAATATGCTCTAGGCGTGGGATTTTGTCTGGGGTTAATTATTCTTACTAAGGGAACGATAGTTTTACTATTGGGGGCGATCGCCTGTTTATTTTTGCTTGCAGATCGGCAATTAGCTTTGTTGAAAAGTCCCTATTTATGGGTAGGAATTTTATTAGGAAATGCTCCTGCGATCGCTTGGTATATTGCTCAATGGCAACATTATGGTAATACTTTTTTAGAGGTGCATTTTCAAGCACAAGCTTTTGACCGCCTTACACAAACTGTTGAAGGTAATAGTGGGCCTGTTTGGTACTATTTATTAGAATTACTCAAATATGGTTTTCCCTGGCTGTTATTTTTACCTGGAGGGCTTTATCTAGCTTGGAAAAAACGTTATGAAACTTGGGGTTCTCTAGTTCTTTTGACCACAATTATTTACTTGGGAACTATTTCTTTTATGAGAACTAAGCTTCCGTGGTATGTCATGCCTGTATATCCATTTTTAGCCTTGGCGATTGGTGCTAATTTGAGTGAAGTTTGGCAGAATGGGCATTTCCGAGTGCGAAGCTGGACAATATTTCTAGCTATTATTTCTATTGCTGGTTTAGGAGGTTGTGTTTACTTTTTTATTAAGAAAGAGCCTATTTTGATAGTCATGAGCATTGTTTTGGTAATAAGTATGGGCATCGCAGCATGGCTAGTTAAACAGCGCGATCGCAACTTTATTCCAGTGTTATTTACAGGGATGTATTTAGTGTTAACCCTGTTGGTAAGTTCGCAATCTTGGATTTGGGAATTAAAGGAAGCTTTTCCAGTTAAACCAGTAGCAGCATTAATTCGGGCAAATGTTTCACCAGGAACACAAATTTATACTTCTTTTGCTTATGGCCGTCCCAGTTTAGATTTTTATAGCGATTGCAAGGTAACTGCTACAACTGTGCCACTTCTACAAAAAATGCTATCGAATAAATCTTATTTGCTATTAGATAATGAGGCTTTACAGCAAATGAATTTAACTAGTAGTAAAATTATAGGAGCAACTAACGGATTTACACTAATTACCAAAAATTAA
- a CDS encoding mannosyltransferase family protein, which produces MVKVQIVIKKVLWKNDFLFPAAIWLASRIFIWTAMLLVAPKLPLPAEEFLPHFGWGVFDAWDSMHYRAIATSGYEFANDGKQHNLAFFPLFPLSIWVLMKLGLPFELAGTLVNNLAFFAALYCLYFWVKEHYGINAAHWTTAVVSLYPSSMFTGVVYTEGLYLFLSTSAVRAFDQKQYGWTGFWGAMATATRPTGMALIPALAIAAWKERRPPIAYIAGFVTAIGILLFSFYCAIYFGNPLAFIEAQRGWRPTLGFDWQGWLNMLMQIAVGTKNWQYGWIQKPSGGVEDPWYLLLVAVIVTSGYLLWRFRQRLSSLKLFYGFYALVLSLLLLASEEWINNLLNLFMVLGGGYMLWCLRTQLTTVTVIYGFCGIGLLLASGGTISLSRLAYGIVPLNIAIGVLLSRHPRQGYLILGAFMTLLAKIAVGFAQERWVG; this is translated from the coding sequence ATGGTCAAAGTTCAAATAGTTATAAAAAAAGTTTTATGGAAAAATGATTTCCTGTTTCCAGCAGCAATATGGCTTGCCAGTCGAATATTCATCTGGACTGCTATGTTGCTGGTTGCGCCAAAACTACCGTTACCAGCAGAAGAATTTTTGCCTCATTTTGGCTGGGGGGTTTTTGATGCCTGGGATAGTATGCATTATCGAGCGATCGCTACTTCTGGATATGAATTTGCGAATGACGGTAAGCAACATAATCTTGCCTTCTTTCCCCTGTTTCCCTTAAGCATCTGGGTTTTGATGAAGCTGGGCTTGCCGTTTGAATTAGCAGGGACGTTAGTCAACAATCTGGCATTTTTCGCAGCGCTTTACTGTTTGTATTTTTGGGTTAAGGAGCATTATGGCATCAATGCGGCGCACTGGACTACTGCTGTAGTTTCTTTATATCCATCATCCATGTTTACGGGGGTGGTTTACACAGAGGGGCTGTATTTGTTTTTGAGTACTTCGGCTGTGCGGGCATTTGATCAAAAGCAGTATGGCTGGACTGGGTTTTGGGGGGCGATGGCGACAGCAACACGTCCTACAGGTATGGCACTAATTCCAGCATTAGCGATCGCAGCGTGGAAAGAACGGCGACCACCCATTGCCTATATTGCTGGTTTTGTTACCGCCATTGGCATACTTTTATTCAGTTTCTATTGTGCGATTTATTTTGGCAACCCTTTAGCTTTTATCGAAGCACAAAGAGGATGGCGACCAACTCTAGGATTTGATTGGCAGGGTTGGTTAAATATGCTCATGCAAATTGCAGTTGGCACAAAAAATTGGCAATATGGTTGGATTCAAAAACCATCTGGTGGCGTTGAAGACCCGTGGTATCTCTTGTTAGTTGCCGTGATTGTTACCAGTGGCTATCTTTTATGGCGTTTCCGTCAACGTCTTAGTTCTTTGAAATTATTTTATGGCTTTTATGCTTTAGTCTTATCTCTGTTGCTCCTAGCAAGCGAAGAGTGGATCAATAACTTGCTCAACTTGTTCATGGTCTTGGGTGGTGGCTATATGTTGTGGTGCTTACGCACGCAACTGACCACAGTTACAGTTATTTATGGCTTTTGCGGTATTGGTTTGCTGCTAGCTTCGGGAGGTACTATCTCCTTGAGCCGTCTTGCTTATGGTATTGTGCCTTTGAATATAGCCATTGGTGTACTGCTATCTCGCCATCCTCGTCAGGGATATTTAATCTTGGGCGCTTTTATGACACTACTAGCCAAAATAGCTGTAGGATTTGCCCAAGAACGTTGGGTTGGTTAG
- a CDS encoding CHAT domain-containing protein — translation MQPNLRYVSLITLTILSLLGFGMVYPDKNQVTTNTRLKYNFGEKAQALSQNNQLLEIERLNEEAIKESRQGQSEEALQRLQQALAITRERGERSWEAVTFNNIGRIYQSQRKYPEALQSYQQALLINRELGDLVRLGKTYSNIGYLFDIQNQPELAIFFYKHCLINREKARLNPSALSAPQPNAYSITVSQTYRILGERLLKQERVAEAQRTMDLLKVEELEEYLQAVPGNKRTVKGINIAATEKPIKQKLDQTLDSAVALGKELTTLRKISPKERSLEQKQRIEQLVLNQQQLLDKFNEFINSPSVKAQVDQISRTARRQNLDLENLNELRDNLARLPQKSAILYPLILKDSLELVLVTPESPPIHRTVAVKRENLHQTIGAFRQALINPSRNIKAPARQLYDWLIKPIEKDLKQSGTQTLIYAPDEQLRYIPLTALYDGKQWLVQRLGVNHITSASLTNLNTPQESTLRVLAGAFTKGNYQIKVGNRQVAFAGLPFATQEVENLAATVPETTKLLDDAFSPKVAVPQMDDYTIVHLATHAAFVVGKPEDSFILFGNGDRVNLRNVATWSLPHVDLVVLSACETGLGGKLGNGEEILGFGYQMQQTGARAAIASLWSVDDGGTQALMSAFYGIISTGNLTKAETLRQAQVSLINGSWKVRSHNVPVGAVSDFSHPYYWASFILIGNGL, via the coding sequence ATGCAGCCTAATCTCCGGTATGTTAGTCTTATTACTTTAACTATACTTAGTTTACTCGGTTTTGGGATGGTATACCCAGACAAGAACCAGGTAACTACAAATACAAGGTTGAAATACAACTTTGGAGAAAAAGCTCAAGCTTTATCCCAGAATAATCAGCTTTTAGAAATTGAAAGACTCAATGAAGAAGCTATCAAAGAATCTCGGCAAGGTCAATCGGAAGAAGCGTTGCAGAGATTACAGCAAGCACTAGCCATTACTAGAGAACGTGGAGAGCGCTCTTGGGAAGCGGTAACATTCAATAACATCGGCAGAATCTACCAAAGTCAAAGAAAGTATCCTGAAGCACTTCAATCTTATCAGCAAGCTCTATTAATAAATAGAGAACTTGGGGATCTTGTTCGGCTTGGCAAAACCTACAGTAACATAGGTTACTTATTTGATATCCAAAATCAACCAGAATTAGCAATTTTTTTCTACAAGCATTGCTTAATTAACCGTGAAAAAGCTCGCTTGAATCCATCAGCACTGAGTGCGCCACAACCAAATGCTTACAGCATAACTGTTAGCCAGACATATCGGATTTTGGGTGAACGATTGCTCAAACAAGAACGTGTTGCTGAAGCACAAAGGACAATGGATTTACTCAAAGTTGAAGAACTAGAAGAATATCTCCAGGCTGTGCCAGGTAATAAACGTACTGTCAAAGGTATTAATATAGCAGCTACAGAAAAACCAATTAAGCAAAAGTTGGATCAAACCTTGGATAGTGCTGTTGCGTTGGGTAAAGAACTAACAACACTACGGAAAATTTCTCCTAAGGAGCGATCGCTCGAACAAAAACAACGAATCGAGCAATTAGTCTTAAATCAACAACAACTTTTGGATAAATTTAACGAATTTATCAATAGTCCTTCAGTGAAGGCACAGGTAGACCAAATTAGCCGTACAGCTAGGCGGCAAAATTTGGATTTGGAGAATCTCAACGAACTTCGGGATAATTTGGCAAGATTGCCTCAAAAATCTGCAATCCTCTATCCACTGATTTTAAAAGATAGCTTGGAATTGGTATTAGTCACTCCTGAATCCCCACCGATTCATCGCACTGTTGCTGTAAAACGCGAAAACCTCCATCAAACAATTGGTGCTTTCCGCCAAGCTTTAATCAACCCCAGCCGGAATATCAAAGCACCTGCACGCCAATTGTATGACTGGCTAATTAAACCTATAGAAAAAGACCTGAAGCAATCAGGTACACAAACTCTGATTTACGCTCCAGATGAACAGTTACGTTATATTCCTTTAACAGCTTTATATGATGGCAAACAATGGTTAGTGCAGCGTTTGGGTGTAAATCACATTACATCTGCCAGTCTGACTAACTTAAATACCCCACAAGAATCTACTTTGCGGGTTTTAGCTGGTGCTTTTACTAAAGGTAATTATCAAATTAAAGTTGGGAATCGACAGGTTGCTTTTGCTGGTTTGCCCTTTGCAACGCAGGAAGTGGAAAACTTAGCCGCTACGGTTCCTGAAACTACGAAGCTTTTAGACGATGCTTTTAGCCCCAAAGTAGCTGTACCCCAAATGGATGATTATACAATTGTCCATTTAGCGACTCATGCAGCCTTTGTAGTCGGTAAACCAGAAGATTCGTTTATTTTATTCGGAAATGGCGATCGCGTTAACTTGAGAAATGTCGCCACTTGGTCACTCCCCCATGTCGATTTGGTAGTGTTGAGCGCCTGTGAAACCGGCTTAGGAGGTAAGTTAGGTAACGGTGAGGAAATTTTGGGCTTTGGCTATCAGATGCAACAAACTGGCGCAAGAGCCGCGATCGCCTCGCTGTGGTCTGTGGATGATGGTGGTACACAGGCACTTATGAGTGCTTTTTATGGTATAATCTCCACCGGGAATTTGACTAAAGCTGAAACCTTACGACAAGCTCAAGTCTCATTAATTAATGGAAGCTGGAAGGTAAGAAGTCACAATGTACCCGTGGGGGCGGTTAGTGATTTTAGTCACCCGTACTACTGGGCATCCTTTATTTTGATTGGCAATGGGCTTTAG
- a CDS encoding DMT family transporter, translating into MNVSNQRKIALAALFVGVGAISFGSIFVKLSETQLSPNATVFNRLWLASVFFLLWHGYKAIRQRLSLDKPEEQQLYTSQDLWLLGSAGIFWAGTLVLLAWSLTETSVAISSVLHNLAPIFTSLGVWLLYRKSFESQFLIGMVIALGGAIAIEFEELQIATDEVQGGFAAIVSAIFLSGYLLIVEKLRTKFSPATIQLWISAISALIILPILLFTQDQLFPSTTSGWLWVISLALICQVLGHGLLTYCLAKFSSVVVSLVHLLEPVFSGIFALIIFSEKLTFSNWVGFAVVLMGLYLAVSSQGVVNLPIHKLVTNIVNTFVKSMTSKLSLLKQQFSETPALLGTASLLFALIPISLAPSLTKLCQQEIGANAVVFHRSWIATIVFALWNLLEAFRSQQSENEPIENEPFTSQEVWLLLAMGTSAGTYLLLWAWSLSQTSVANVALLSNLNSLFVALAGYVLFGRRFDNRFVIGLVIALAGAIAFELNKVQFATDQILGDTLALLTAIFMATCMLLIERLRTRFSTATIMLWRCGVTTMFLLPVLPFLEDRLLPYSWTGWFFIIFQALFCQVLGQGLLAYSLSRISSSVVAVTLLLEPVLASIFAWFIFSEQVGLFDWATFAVVLVGIYLAQSSQSIVQVTNEAS; encoded by the coding sequence ATGAATGTATCCAATCAAAGGAAGATAGCCCTAGCTGCATTATTTGTTGGTGTAGGTGCCATATCTTTTGGCTCTATTTTCGTGAAACTGAGCGAAACTCAACTCAGCCCCAATGCCACTGTATTTAATCGTTTGTGGCTTGCTAGTGTGTTCTTTTTGCTCTGGCATGGATACAAGGCAATACGTCAGCGACTTTCCTTAGACAAACCTGAAGAACAGCAATTGTACACCAGCCAGGATCTCTGGCTATTGGGAAGTGCTGGGATCTTTTGGGCTGGCACTTTAGTCTTGTTGGCTTGGTCTCTGACTGAAACTAGCGTTGCGATTTCTAGTGTTTTACATAATCTCGCCCCCATATTTACTAGCTTAGGGGTGTGGCTGTTATATCGTAAGAGTTTTGAGAGCCAATTCCTGATTGGGATGGTCATCGCCCTTGGGGGAGCGATCGCTATAGAATTTGAGGAGTTGCAAATCGCCACAGACGAAGTTCAAGGGGGCTTTGCTGCGATCGTTTCTGCAATTTTCTTGAGTGGATACCTGCTAATCGTAGAAAAATTACGAACTAAATTTTCTCCGGCCACAATCCAGTTGTGGATCAGTGCGATTAGTGCCCTAATTATCTTACCCATACTTTTGTTTACTCAAGATCAGCTTTTTCCTTCTACAACCAGTGGGTGGCTTTGGGTCATTTCCCTAGCGTTAATCTGCCAAGTTTTAGGTCATGGGCTTTTGACCTATTGCCTGGCCAAATTTTCCTCTGTGGTTGTTTCATTGGTGCATCTTTTAGAGCCAGTATTTAGCGGCATTTTCGCTCTGATCATATTTTCGGAAAAATTGACTTTCTCAAATTGGGTAGGTTTCGCTGTAGTTTTAATGGGTTTATACTTAGCCGTATCTAGCCAAGGTGTTGTTAATTTACCGATCCACAAATTAGTCACAAATATAGTTAACACTTTCGTTAAAAGTATGACGAGCAAACTGTCATTACTAAAGCAACAGTTCTCCGAAACACCAGCTTTATTAGGAACTGCTTCATTATTATTTGCCCTAATTCCCATATCTTTAGCACCATCTCTGACTAAATTATGTCAACAAGAAATTGGTGCAAATGCTGTAGTATTTCATCGCAGTTGGATCGCCACAATTGTATTTGCACTGTGGAATTTACTTGAGGCTTTCCGTAGCCAACAATCTGAGAATGAACCTATAGAAAATGAGCCTTTTACGAGCCAAGAAGTGTGGCTATTGTTGGCAATGGGAACCTCTGCTGGAACCTACCTGCTTTTGTGGGCTTGGTCGCTCAGTCAAACTAGTGTTGCTAATGTTGCTTTACTCTCTAATTTAAACTCCTTATTTGTTGCTTTGGCTGGATATGTGTTATTCGGTCGGCGCTTCGATAACAGATTCGTAATTGGACTGGTCATAGCCTTGGCGGGAGCGATCGCATTTGAACTCAATAAGGTGCAATTTGCAACTGATCAAATACTGGGTGATACCTTAGCATTGCTAACTGCGATTTTCATGGCTACGTGTATGCTGCTGATAGAACGACTCCGAACCCGTTTTAGCACGGCAACTATCATGCTGTGGCGCTGTGGAGTCACAACAATGTTTCTACTACCCGTACTCCCATTCCTGGAAGATCGGCTGTTACCCTATTCCTGGACGGGTTGGTTTTTCATCATTTTCCAAGCCCTCTTCTGCCAAGTATTGGGTCAGGGACTTTTAGCTTATAGCCTCAGCAGAATCTCCTCAAGCGTCGTCGCCGTCACACTTCTCCTCGAACCAGTCCTGGCTTCTATTTTTGCTTGGTTCATTTTTTCAGAACAGGTAGGTTTGTTTGATTGGGCGACTTTTGCCGTAGTTTTAGTGGGTATCTATCTAGCGCAATCTAGCCAATCCATTGTTCAAGTCACAAATGAAGCATCATAG